One genomic window of Nicotiana sylvestris chromosome 10, ASM39365v2, whole genome shotgun sequence includes the following:
- the LOC104229399 gene encoding fruit protein pKIWI502 — translation MSILSLSLSPFPNYPTLSHLSSHAPSHIQSLHPSSSMTLLRPLHHQLRHQFRRRLSISAAAVRQDTNLWTTAPLVTVSPAADEALFHVTIDVSDSPDLAASHTKAGQYLQLRIPDVEKPAFLAIASPPSLASSKGVFEFLIKSISGSTAELLCGLQKGDVVELSQVMGKGFDLDQISPPEKYQTVLIFATGSGISPIRSLIEAGFSADKRSDVRLYYGARNLKRMAYQDRFENWASSGVKVVPVLSQPDDAWTGERGFVQAAFARAKNIFSPQSTGAVLCGQKQMAEEVTALLVADGVSTEKILKNF, via the exons ATGTCAATCCTTTCTCTCTCCCTTTCTCCATTTCCTAATTATCCCACTCTATCGCACCTTAGTTCCCATGCTCCCTCACACATCCAATCACTCCACCCTTCTTCATCCATGACCCTCCTTAGACCTCTCCACCACCAACTCCGCCACCAGTTTCGCCGCCGTCTTTCCATTTCCGCTGCCGCCGTCCGTCAGGACACGAACCTCTGGACAACCGCACCCCTCGTCACCGTTTCACCCGCCGCCGACGAAGCTCTCTTCCACGTCACTATCGACGTATCTGACTCTCCTGACCTCGCCGCCTCACACACTAAAGCCGGTCAGTACCTTCAGCTCCGCATTCCCGACGTTGAGAAGCCGGCGTTTTTAGCAATCGCATCGCCGCCGTCGCTTGCTTCTTCCAAAGGCGTATTTGAATTCCTCATAAAAAGTATCTCCGGATCCACCGCGGAGCTCCTCTGTGGACTTCAGAAAGGCGATGTTGTGGAGTTGAGTCAGGTCATGGGGAAAGGCTTTGATTTGGATCAAATATCTCCGCCAGAGAAGTATCAAACGGTTTTAATCTTCGCTACCGGATCCGGAATTAG CCCAATTCGATCGCTGATTGAAGCAGGATTTAGTGCAGACAAGAGATCTGATGTTCGGCTATATTATGGTGCAAGGAATTTGAAGAGAATGGCATACCAG GATAGGTTTGAGAACTGGGCATCCTCTGGGGTAAAGGTTGTGCCGGTGTTGTCTCAGCCTGATGATGCTTGGACAGGCGAACGTGGCTTTGTTCAG GCCGCATTTGCCCGAGCTAAAAACATTTTTAGTCCTCAATCCACTGGAGCAGTACTCTGTGGTCAAAAGCAAATGGCTGAG GAGGTGACTGCTCTTCTTGTAGCAGATGGAGTCTCAACCGAGAAGATTCTGAAGAACTtctaa